In Drosophila miranda strain MSH22 chromosome XR, D.miranda_PacBio2.1, whole genome shotgun sequence, the genomic window CAAGCACTGGCAAAAAAGCGACAGCATATTACGTtacaaagaaaaagaattcAATTGGAATTGCACAAACACAGTCGGCCTTCATAAAAGTGTACAAAGCAACTGGGCTAATACATACATCAGAGAATATTCCTGAAAGGAGCTCGTCCAGATCCAGTTAACGAAACAGAATTCACGCAAATCCAAGCAGGTGACAATGCATCCTTTTACTTATGCCATATCCGTGGACTTCGTGGCCACCTGCTGGGAAAATCAACCGGCTCAACAATTTAGATTGTCGGAGATAATTGAGTTCCCAGCCATTTTGGTCAATCTGAAAACGGGTATGGTCGAGGCGGAGTTTCACAAGTACGTGATGCCCGTGGAGTCGCCGCAACTGAGCGAATACTGTACCAGTCTGACGGGCATTCAGCAGAAGACTGTGGAGGCGGGAGTGCCACTGCAGACGGCACTCAATTCCTTTATCGAGTGGCTGAAGAAGGAATTGAGCGCCCGCAACCTGGTGCTACCAAAGATGAGTATGGCCAATCCACAGGGAAACTGTTTCTTCGTCACCTGGACGAACTgggactttggaatctgtctTGCCAAGGAGTGCGCACGCAAGAATATACGTAAACCAACCTGCTTCAATCAGTGGATAGACGCGAGGGCCATCTACAAGAAGTGGTACAAGTATCGTCCCTTCAGCTTCGACAATGCCCTGGCCCATGTGAGGCTGACCTTCCAGGGACGTGCTCACTCCGGCATCGATGATGCCAAGAATCTGGGCAATCTCATTTGCAAGATGTCTCGTGATGCAGCCCCCTTTTCGATCACCAAGGATCTGACACCACATAAGGAGCTCAACGAGAACCGTGGCTTCTGAGCTTAAGCGGTCAGCCATCAGCCATTAGCCAtcccagccagagccagagcccccCAGCCAGAGCATAATAATCCATTTGTTTGTTGGATTATGTTTAATATTCAACGCCACAGTAACCCAAGGACACTAATGCTGACTAAGAGATGGGCCCAATTTAAACACAAATGTAAACGCCAAATAAGattattgtttttttattaTCTACATAATTTCTTTTGACAGAAATAACGACTTGACATTTGAAGTGCGTCGCCATCGCAGCAAAGCCCCAGCACCTGCATCTGGATATCAAAATCCAGCAAGAAAACCACAACACTAAAAATCCACTCATTTATCCTATTGGGTGTAGAGAATGATTATGAGTTTTGCATAATCTGAACACAAATGTAATAGCAAAATAATTATcttgttttctttttatattttatctaacataaattaaattgatGTGCATCGCAATGACAGCCGATCGCCTGCCAGAAGCCTTTAGCCATCCCACCAAAGCAGAATGAGCCAGAACACAAAAAAagccatttatttatttgattataTTTAATACACTTAAtacgctgcgtagccactgcaaattgatttgttcggttataataatgatccgatccgattcagattcggcaatctggtagatatggttattctctatgattgttcaaaattgtggatgccacagatcttcgtcctttgtgatggcggaagagggtggggtgaaattttgaaatacatatcactaggcgctcatagggacggacaaacggacgggcggacagacagacatggctctatCGACCCTCGACTATATGtagatgctgatcaagaatatacacacatatatactttatagatTCCTTATGAAAGGGGGGGTATACAAaatgttctttttttttttatgtattttaaCTAATTTCTTTTGACAGCAATTGATATGAATTTAAATTTGATGTGCATCGCAATCGCAGCTACCACATCTACAATCTAAACACCTACGTACGAGTACATCTAATCATAGCAATAAATATGGCCTTATAGCAAATACATTTTGCTACTATTCATAATGATTAGCCATAGTCTTCAATAAGGACTTATTTTTTCATCGATTTTCATCGCCTACACTAGGTGATACGGTATAAAAATAAGATTACAAAATCCAGGAACAGGAGGTTGGGAAGATCCTACCGCCCAACGTTTGGGCACAATGTTTGTATATTTGATGATCACTTTCCTCTGGGACCCCTCCAAGCACTTAAGTAGTCGAATTCCCAAATGGGAAAGCTAGAATAGCTCGATATTTTGTCGAAACTAAATTAGAGAAATTAAGAAAAACGAGGCATCCAAATTGTCATAGAATTGGAGTTTAGATATAGCCCAATGCGAATAttgaatatatgtacatatatctcaGTAGGATAATCTTAGTGGAGTTTTTAGTGGGAACAATTGAGAGACTTGACTTATCTCCTTCGAAATGTTCTGTGCCGCAATTTCCAGTCTGGCCTTGAATCTAATCCCCTATTCAAGTCGGAGCATCTACAGAAGAATGCGGATTCAAGATGGAATTTGCTTGCATCCCTTAGCCAAGTTGTGAAGTGTCACTTAGAGGAAGTGTTGGAAACAGACAGACTTGCTCCATACCCTGGGCCATACCATGTGGCCTCTGTTCGGTTTGTGACCGACTCCTGCGGTTCCTGTAGGCTTCTACGAGTATTCATATTCCAAAGATTACGAAGTGCctgaaaagaaaaagaatttTTCGGTGGTAAATGGTAAAGATGATGAGAAGAATGCCTGTAATGACCTAGTGACCGTTGGAACCCAACGTACACTATGTTGAGCAAGCAGCAACCATTTGAAGACTCTTGCGAAAGGCGCCTCAAAAGATACATGAAATTAAGTGCAGCTGAGTGGGGTGATTTGAATAGGCTTGTTAATACCCTGGAACCGACGTACCTTGCCACAGAAAAGTTGCAATTGTTCATCAATTGACTTCTATAAGCTATGGCTGGAGGTCAATAAGTCTAATGCATTTGCAGCTATTTCATTTAAATGAGCCCTTTAGTATTTATCATTATATATGTAAGCGACGCATACTTAACCATAAGCATAAGCATAGCCCTCATACACGCCCTATCACTGCGGCCAGATCGACGATTGATTCCGTTGGTAGAGTGGTGAAATAGCCAGCACTAGATGGAAACGTGGCGGTAAGGAGCACTGCATAATGGTCACGCTGGACATTAAGAACGTGTTTAACACGGCGATGTGGAGCTGCATCCTAAGGGCGCTAGAGACTTTCGACACACCCAGGTACCGAGGCCGGCACGGAGCAATAGGAGGTATTTGCAGGCGTCCCGCAGGGGTCGGTGCTGGGCCCCACACTGTGGAACGCAATGAACGACGGCATATTGCGACTCAGCCTCCCCCACGTAGCGCATATGGTGGGTTTTTCAGACGATGTGGCTGTTCTAGTGGTGGGAAAACTCTTGGCCGGAGACTTGGAGAAGACCTGCAACCAGACAATAGCGCGTATTCAACAGTGGCTGGAGAGGGTCGGGCTCGAACTCGCTCCCCACAAGACCGAGGCAGTGTTGGTGTCCAGCCGAAAGAAAGCTGAGACAGTCATATCTCTGCCATGGATGCTGGctaatggtagtcgggcggattAAAGAAAACTCTCaatgaaattaccccaatctaTGGTGACTGTTGACGCCCCTTAATAGAATATAGgattaaattactttataaaggttaacaatttgaatatttgaattaatatgtaaatattactaaaattgtgaattaatTTAAAGTTGGCGCGTTACATTCTGTACATATAAAGAAGCGCAATCGATAGTATCAATAGTATCGAGCCAAAACGATCTGAATTATGATCACTAGATTTAAGAGACATACGAAATAAAACGAACGAGCAAGGAACTACATCGAGCGGATTAAGGAAGGTCTTAATTGTGTAGACGGATTCCACTGGAAAACTGTTGGAGGGACTTAGCTCGTACAtttggcgcccgagcagggaccttTGGAGAAGGTTCAATTACCGGATGGAGTTCACGACTGGAACTCAATAAATATTTCACCCTGAGTCTGGCTGACGGCGAGTGCGACAGCGGCTTCGGTATCGAATTGTGAGTGTGAACTGCTTTGAGCATCTAATATTTCTTGCAGGCATGTTTAGTTCCAATTCGATGTGTGTGAATAATCTTAAAACAATACAATTGTTTTAGTGTCAAGTGGTCGCGGCTTTGAGACTTCTGCGCTTTAATTGTTCTGTTAGCTTGAGCGCTTAGGTATctgcatacacacatacagccTATTGCGTGCACTGCTATACGTTGAAGCAAGGCACATACATACTTTCATATATATGCAGTTACAAGCCGGCACCTAAAGAACAGTAATTGCTATTTGACATTGATTTAACTTTGTAGTCGTTTCTTCTTTGCCTGCCGGTTCGTTGGGCCGCAAGTACACATTTTGGTACAGTGGCGCACAGTGGTCAATTGTTGATCAATTATTGAATTGGGCAGTGTAGTGAGAATTTAAAGTTAGCCGATTATTGAATAGAGTGGCTAAACTTGGTACCGTGTTACTTACTCATGCCAATATTGAGtattttttattgttaaattgTCAAGGGTAACACCGGTGTAAATAGTCAGTGCAAATGGCACCTAGAAAGAGTAAAGATGCGGAGGTGCTCACTTCTCGAACGGCGTTAATGAATTCCTTTGTCCGTAACAAGGTCTATATCGAAAAAAATAGCGACTGCATGACGGCTGCGGAGCTGGAAGCCAGGTTAAGTCTATTTGAGACAAACTTTAATCAGTTCTGCAACATTCAGGCTAAAATTGAACACGATAGCGAGGACGCCAGCGAATATGAAAGCCGCTATGAAGCTGAGGAGGTTTATTGCGAATTAAAGGCCAAGTTACTAAGCTGTCTTGGAAATAGGGGACGGCGGCAGTCCAATGTAGGTGATCGTCTAAATAGCACACAGGTGTCTCGTTCATCGAGACTTCCCAAGCTAAAGCTGCCTGAGTTCGCTGGAAAGTTTACGGAATGGACCAGCTGGTACAACACCTTTACTACTCTAATAGAATCAGACTCTGAATTGGATGAGTTGTctaaatttattcatttgaGATCATCGTTAGGAGCTGGACCGTTAAGTGCGATTGAGGGTTTGGAATAAACAGGGCCTAATTATCGCAAGGCACTACGATTATTGAAAGATCGCTATGAAAATAAGGCAATTATTCTGCAATCACATGTACAGGAGCTATTCAACTTAAGGCGGCTAAAAAGACCCGACTCAGAGGGACTGAGAGTGCTGGTAGACAATGTAAATGCCCAATTAGTAGCACTCAAGTCGTTAAGCGACGATAAGGAGATTCTGGATGCAGTAATTTTCCATCTGATTCGCACAAAGCTTGATGAAGATACAATGGATAGGTGGGAAGTTGAGTGGGATTGCCAAAAGTTACCGTCGTGGTCATTGTTATCGCAGTTTCTGATAAACAGAGGAGTCAATATGGCAAATAGGGAAGTTAGGCGAGGCAATGGAGCCCGACACAGTGGTAAAGGTGAGATGAAAAATGCGACCTTAGCTGCAACAATAGGCAGCAATGGCTGCTACGTTTGTCCTGGGACCCATGGATTGAAAGGGTGTCAAAGGTTTAACGAACTATCACCAGTACAACGTTACCATGAGGCGAAGAAGCATTCGCTGTGCCTGATTTGTTTTAGCAAGCGACATACAACTAGAAACTGTAATGGTCCGCGGTGTAGGATTTGCAGCAAGCCGCATCATGAACTTCTGCATCGAGAGATACCTATTGTTGCCAATGAGCCGGAGCTCAAAGGGCAGGAGTTGCAAGAGCCAAAGTCACTGCATAGCTCCCTATTGTCTAGATCATCCACCAACTTTCTTGCGACCACTGTAGTTCAAATCAAAGCTAAAGACGGAGCATATCGCAATTGCAGGTGCGTGTTAGATTCCGGTAGTCAATTAAATTTTCTGACGGCTAGGATAGTCTCGGCCCTGGGCCTAGAAATGCGCGACTCAGTCATACAACTCAGTGGTATTGGAAATGCAACATCTCAAGTTATGGGAGAGGTGCAAGCGACTTTTAAATCTAGAGTCACCAGATATATGACTACCGAGGACTTCTGTGTGCTGAAGGAAATAACTCAGTATAACCCAACAAGCTCAGGAATTTGTTCGGAGTGGGTTCCACCCAAGGGAGTTACGCTAGCCGACCCTACATTTCAGTCCGGGGAAGATATTGACATGCTAGTTGGAGTCACATTGTTTTTCAAGCTAATTGTAGCAGGGCAAATAAAACTAGGAGCACACCTTCCAAGGCTTCAAAAGTCTCTGTTAGGCTGGGTCGTCGTAGGTGAATTCACGAAATCTTCTGAAGTTGCACTGTTAGCAACTGCCATTGAACGAAAGGTGTCGAAAATGATCAGCTGCAAGAGCTCGTACAAAGGTTTTGGAAAGTGAAGAAGTCCCTGAAACAGTAGATAAGTTCACTGAGGAAGAAAAACAGTGCGAAGATTGTTTTGTGACGCATGTTAAGCAGGAGGCCTCAGGACATTTAGTGGTAGCTCTGCCCTTTAAGAATCCTAAAGTTGAGTTAGGCGAAACTTATCAAATCGCACTTACCAGGTTCTTGAATTTAGAGAAGAGGTTAAATCGTAGCCAAGCGCTGAAGGAACAATATGTTCAATTTATTGAAGAATATCGCCAGTTAGGGCATTTAAAGGCAATAGAGCCCGCCGGACAAGAAAAGGTCGAATACTTCATGCCACATCATCCGGTTATTCGCCCAGAGAGTTTGACGACCAAGTTACGAGTCGTATTTGATGCCTCATGTAGATCTAGCAACGGCAGGTCACTGAACGACGAAACCTTGGTTGGTCCAACGTTGCAGCCTGATCTGTTCGAgactttttattttatttatttatttattaaattaggTGTTACGCCTAAACACGGTCACTTATGGAACAAATTCGGCGCCGTTCCTGGCAGTACGTTGCCTCTATTACTTGGTCGATAGGTACGCGGAAAAATTTCCGTTAGCTAGAGAGCCAGTAAAGCGAAGTTTCTATATGGATGATATGCTGTGTGGAGCCGAATCAAAAGAGGAACTGACAAAGTTGAAAGAACAAGTGCCCGAATTATTAGGGCTAGGAAAGTTCGAGCTGCACAAATGGCGCAGCAATTATCAAGGAATGGACAACAACACCAGCCTAGAGCCCCTGATGCTAAAAACAGAGGACGCAGCTAAAACTTTGGGGATATATTGGTCAAGTCTAGAGGACAAATTCCAATTTTGCTTTAACATAAAGGTCTCCGCAATCGCCACGAAGCGATCAGTGCTGTCCGAATTGGCTCAGGTGTTTGATCCGTTAGGGTTCTTGAGTCCCTTGCTGATCTTGGGCAAGATCTTTGTTCGGGAACTTTGTCTTCTAAAGCAGGATTGGGACGAGGAGTTACCAGCAAGCTACGCAACTCAATGGCTTCGATATAGAGAAGAACTGAAACTAATTGACAAATTTTCAATTCCGCGATCCTCAATTCCAATTACGGCCGACCCATGCACTTTGCAACTGTTTGGTTTCTCTGACGCATCCAACAGAGCTTACGGTGGCGTAATTTATGCTCGTGTTAGAGATGAAGGGGGAGGAATTTCGGTGCGACTGGTAACGGCCAAGTCCAAAGTAGCCCCAGTTAGGGTAACATCATTGCCACGCTTAGAGTTACAAGGGGCATTGTTAGTGGCCAAGCTAATGGCAAAGGTATGCGCCTGTCTTCACATACCAGTAGAGAAGGTTAACTATTTCACGGACTCCACAATTGTGTTAAATTGGCTGTCGTCACATGCTAGTCGATGGACCACCTTCGTTGCCAATAGGGTGGCTCAAATACAAGAGCTCACACATGTACAGGATTGGTTCAAGGTCGACACCAAATCAAACCCTGCAGATATTGTATCTAGGGGATTATTGGTAACCGAATTGAGCAAGTCAACGATGTGGTGGAACGGTCCAGAATTTTTAATGGAGGAGAGGAAATGTAAGTTCTCGCTGACAGTTGGAAAGGTAGAAAGTAATGAGAAGTTAGATGTCGTGGGGAGATGCAAATTTGCAAACGATTTCCTCAAATTGCAGCGAGTTTTTAGCTATATTTTTCGCTGGCGTAGAATATCGTTGAGATCAAACTCAAATGAAACAGGCAACCTTACTGCAGCTGAAATGGAGGGCGGATTGCGCTATATTGTATATAATGTGCAGCAGTTGAGCTTGCATGAGGAATTCATTAAGCTTAAAGAGGGAAAGGTGATCAAATCAGCGAGAATTCAGAGTTTAAGCCCGTTTTTACAAGAGGAAGagggaataactattattcGAGTCGGCGGAAGGTTGTCCAATGCCGAATTGCCATTTGACACAAGGCATCCCATCTTAATGCCGAGCAACCATAAAGTGGTAGAGGCGCTTGTGGAACTCACACATCGAAAGAATTTACATGCCGGGGCACAATCGCTATGTGCCTTTTTGCGACAGAGATATTGGGTAATCAATTGCAGGAAACTTGCCCGCAGGGTGATCCGTGGCTGCATACCATGCTTTCGTCGTCGGCCGCTCGCTGCAACACAGCTGATGGGAGCGCTGCCAGCTAACCGAGTGCGAGGCAATATCTACCCCTTCGAGCGCGCTGGACTGGACTTTGCTGGACTAATATGGATGCACTTTCACATGCGAGGAAAACGCCCAGTAAAGGTGTATCTGTGCATATTTGTATGCTTTGCAACAAAGGCCTGCCATATAGAGATCGTGTCGGACTTAAGCTCAAATGCGTTCATCGCGGCGCTAAAACGGTTCTTTGCAAGACGTGGATTGAGTTCTGACCTATATTGCGACAACGCCACCAATTTTGTAGGTGCGTCACGAGAGCTCAACAGAGCTTTCGACTCGCCAAGTCAGAAGCTCATTGACGACGAATGCAGCCAGCGAGGAGTCAGGTTTCACTTCATCCCCCCACGCTCCCCTCACTTTGGAGGATTATGGGAGAGCGCCGTGAAGGTGGCCAAACAGCTGCTGGTGAAATGCACCAACAGCACAGCACTTAACTACGAAGATCTTGCGACTGCCATCACACAAGTAGAAGCGGTGATGAATTCTAGACCTCTGCATCCCTTGTCATCGGACCCGAATGACTTCGAGGCGCTAACTCCCGGTCATTTCTTGGTTGGCCGACCCCTGAACGCGTTAGTAGAACCAGTAGACGACGCACTGTTGAAACTGTCCATGAGCAACCATTGGAAACGCATTCTAATGGTACACCACATGTTCTGGCACCGCTGGTCGTCGGAATATTTGACGTTGCTGCAGAAGCGGACAAAGTGGAGCACTGTAGCCAACAACATTCAACTTGGTACACTGGTCCTTATTGCGGAAGACAACGCTCCGCCCGGACAATGGCTGCTGGGAAGAGTTGCAGAGTTACACCCAGGAGCTGATGGTGCAGTTCGGGTTGTAACACTCAGGACCAAGACTGGATTATT contains:
- the LOC117186825 gene encoding ERI1 exoribonuclease 2-like; protein product: MHPFTYAISVDFVATCWENQPAQQFRLSEIIEFPAILVNLKTGMVEAEFHKYVMPVESPQLSEYCTSLTGIQQKTVEAGVPLQTALNSFIEWLKKELSARNLVLPKMSMANPQGNCFFVTWTNWDFGICLAKECARKNIRKPTCFNQWIDARAIYKKWYKYRPFSFDNALAHVRLTFQGRAHSGIDDAKNLGNLICKMSRDAAPFSITKDLTPHKELNENRGF